The genomic region ACAGCGGAAAAACCTCTATATCTTTTAGGGAATGTCAAATTCCTGGAGAAATTTCTCTCATGTTTTCCGACAGGATAAAAAGAAAAAACGATTTCCTCTCAAGGCACAAAACGTCGTCCATATACGAGTCAATTATCGCCGTTCAAGCTGCCAGAGAAAAAGGATTCACAGAGGTAATACTTTCAGACACTAAAGGCTTTATCTCCGAAACTGCCTTCGCCAACATCTTTTTTGTAAAAAATGGTGTCTTTTTCACACCTTCACTTGAAACGGGATGCCTTCCGGGAACAAGAAGAGCTATAGTTTTAGAAATTTTAAAAGAAATGAACGTTCCCGTTTTCGAAGGATTCTTCACAAAAGAGAAAATTCTAAAAGCTGACGAAGTGTTAATAACAAGCACAAGGTATGATGTTGTTTCCGTTCACAGAATAGAAGACAAAAATTTCAACCTTGCAGGAAAAACCTGGGGAGAAAGACTAAAAAAGGTGATGGATTTGATTAAATTTAAATAATGGGGAAGGAAAAACCCTCCCCAAAAAGTTATCAGGCTGCCTTTTTAACTTCCTGATTTTCCATTTTTTGAAAGAGCTTAAACTCTTTTATAACTTCAATAGCCCTCTTAAGCTGATTGTCTATTCTTTTCTCTTTCTCTTTCCTCAGCTCCTCTGTTTTTTCAGGATGCTCTTCCATCTCCTTAGCTTCTTTCTTGAGAAAATCGATATCTTCCTGAGAAAGTTTAACCTCTATATCGGGTGTTATGCCTTTACCGTCAATACATTTATGGTTAGGCATGTAATATCTCGCAGTCGTTATCTTAACACCATATCCCATTTCAAGAGGGAAAAGTGTCTGAACAGAACCTTTTCCGAAAGTCTTTTCACCAACAACTATCGCCCTATCGTTATACCTTAAAGCGCCTGTAAGAATCTCTGCAGCACTTGCCGTTCCACCG from Desulfurobacterium sp. TC5-1 harbors:
- a CDS encoding aminotransferase class IV; amino-acid sequence: MEFELFETVRVENRKAIFIDRHYERIQRSAIILKIPFNLPKEDFKTLIEDAAPESGNYLVKFTLSYSGKTSISFRECQIPGEISLMFSDRIKRKNDFLSRHKTSSIYESIIAVQAAREKGFTEVILSDTKGFISETAFANIFFVKNGVFFTPSLETGCLPGTRRAIVLEILKEMNVPVFEGFFTKEKILKADEVLITSTRYDVVSVHRIEDKNFNLAGKTWGERLKKVMDLIKFK